In Cyanobacteria bacterium GSL.Bin1, the sequence AAACCTTATCCCAAAGGAAAAATTGAGATTAGTCCTGTTTGAAATGCTGAATCGTAAGTAATGAGTGTTAGGTTTTCTTGTTCAGCTTGTGCCATAAGCATTCGGTCAAAAGGATCGCGATGCGGGATGGGTAAACTTCCCGCTCTTAGAGCTTGAGTTGCAGTGATCACTAATTCACTAAATTGAGCTTCCATAAGGAGTTGTGAGTAATTTTCGACAAGAGGCTTGGCTTCGGGTAGTTTCCCTAAACGATACTTAGTCGCGATTTCCCATGCTGTCGCACTACTGACGAAAATCTGATTGCTGGAATTACGAATAATTTCTCGACACTCGGAATTTAATTTGGGGTCGTCAAAAAGCCACCACAGTAGGATATGGGTGTCGAGAAGGTAACTTATTCCCCTTAAG encodes:
- a CDS encoding PIN domain-containing protein, which gives rise to MSYLLDTHILLWWLFDDPKLNSECREIIRNSSNQIFVSSATAWEIATKYRLGKLPEAKPLVENYSQLLMEAQFSELVITATQALRAGSLPIPHRDPFDRMLMAQAEQENLTLITYDSAFQTGLISIFPLG